The window gggagtgagccgggagtgagtcgggagtgagtcgggagtgagccgggagtgagccgggagtgagctgggagtgagccgggagtaaaccgggagtaagccgggagtgagccgggagtaagccgggagtgagccgggagtgaaccgggagtgagccgggagtgagtcgggagtgagccgggagtgagccgggagtgagtcgggagtgagccgggagtgagtcgggagtgagccaagagtaagccgggagtgagccaggagtgagcgagtgagtgagcgaggagtgagcaaggagtgagcgagtgagtgagcgaggagtgagcgattgagtgagcgaggagtgagccagaagtgagcaaggagtaagcgaggagtgagtaAGTGattgagcgagaagtgagccaggagtgaaccgggagtgagtaaggagtgagtgagtgagtgaatgagagtgagtgaggagaGAGTGAgaagtaagtgagtgagtgagtgagtgagtgaataagtgaggagtgagcgaggagtgagccgggaatgaaccgggagtgatcgagaagtgagccaggagtgagccgggagtaagccgggagtgagcgaggagtgagcgagtgagcgagctggcgagtgagcgaggagtgagccagtgaGTGAGCTGGCGAGTGAGCAAaaagtgagcgagaagtgagcgaggagtgagccagtgaGTGACTGAgtgtgtgagtgagtgagtgaaaaaggATGGAAGGGAGGGAGCAAACGAGCGAAcgtaactagataaatatgtagctaggtagctagatagcagtaagtatgcaagtaggCATGTATGTTGGtaggtatgtaggtatgtatgtatgtataattaaaccttacatttttttatttaaaattgcagaagacgtttgattaatgtaaacgaaagatagagaaaatcaaattgcaattattattatttttaaagtaaaaagtcaaatagcgcgcgcgcagcgcgcgcttgtaatgttctagttttttataaaacgttaagttattttaatactttttcatcTATTCTTGTAGCAAAAcgttttcacaaataattagaatataacatttaaccctttatattaatatattattgtactcggtttaaattataagattatattaattttgaatttattattacggcacaataatataaaataaacattttttaaacagtatttttaatataagttttttcaaagattatgcatttaacggcttttttctttctttaaaagataatcttttaaatatttttatatcatgatacttacgtaaataataatgtaattcaCGATTTCAATAATACGGTACggaaattcaagaaaattaaaataaaaagtacgtATTGTCCTAGTagtcatatttattaatttcgtcAACATAATGTCAACACATCATCGACTGTAGCTCAGCACCGATCACATGTATGTACCttaaatctattttacatGTCACGTACGTACGTGTCACGTACACATGCgtgtatacacatatatacataaatttgcgCGTGCAtatgttttcttattaataaataaagagaaagacTTTGTTATACCCTTATCTGCCACAACCGCATTTGGTATATTATGAAGAGGACCGATTCAATGtcgttagaaattttttttatcatctcGAAAATTGTATCTATTTGACACaattgtgatttattttcCTCAATCAAATTTCCTTGTGTATAGTTTATTTCATTCTTAcattttcaattgtttttttttctaaataattgcTAGCAACAAAAACACtggctgcgttcagcagaaaaagcagctttgcaactgttataaaattctttaatacgATTGGTTCTTGCCATTAGTTCCTGTCGGATCTAGATGTATAAATCaattctcttctcttttttaaaaagtgcaTGTAACATTGATACTCGCATATATCGAATGTATTGAAGTTTATTGTTGCCtcttccgcgatgccgattagtTTTTTCGCTGCGTTTatttcgtgttgcaagagtagctgtcattgcgattgaattttgacagctgtcaaatttgtatagatattgtcgttgtaatttatttttaaaaagtaaaaagctaagtagcgcgcgcgaagcgcgcgtctgtggtgtttgtcatataaataaatattacaccaGTTAGAAATTACAAAGTTGTTTTTTCTACTAAATACAACCAATAGTCGTAAAATTTTGCgcagtaaaattaatatctttcgtatttatctctttttagaaaatgttatttatctaaataaaaaaaatgcatcttCTTACATTacgtgaaatttttaatatatcttttcgACTAAACACGATTGCACAAACGCGGACGAATTGCACAACAATTATTGTATCACAAAGCCATTTACTTTTGCGTATGAATGTACAAAAAGATATGGTATACGAGAGTAAAAACAAGCAAATTCACTTaactacaaattaaattaagttgatAAAATCTTTCGGtgaattttgtgaaaaatattatattaactgatgtctttttgtttaaatagtTTGTAGTGTTTCAAAGTTAGAtttcataacatttttaacgcATTGCATGTGAAGTGGTTTTTTCGAGAACCCATTGTATTCTCTAGGCTGTTTCCGTAGATTTAATCTCTATGACAGTcctaaatacatattatacatatatcactATCTAATTATTGATTCTATAGATATGCATAAGATACATTATATGAATTTAcagtatctaaaaaaaaaaggtttttacCCTCGAAATAACGGTACAGTAGGAATAATATCTAATGTTGTTCGCATTGTTTATCACCAACTGCTTTCTTTTAGCCCGCGATTTAGGCCTTTCgtaacaatctttttttttaacgataatACAATTTGTTACAATCACATTTGCACTGCACGAACGAAAGAATTACAAGATATAGATACAAGAGTCCGTATAAAACCGCAAGAGAGAAGCAGCACCATATAGTGTCAAACCCGATAGACTTGGCAAGTTGTCTCCAGATTTCGTTAACCGTTCAAGAATCCGTcacacgtagaaaaatatgattaattcgcgtatcgtttttttttctttttttcgcgaTTTCTTATCTCGTTGGTAAGCGTATTCTCTTATTTcgcaaatttaaaaacgcGTTCCGAATTGAGAGTTTCATAAAACAAGACGGGAGTTCATCTAGCTCAGTTTGAGAAGACTAAGGACCGCCGTAGTTGTAGAAATAGGTCCTCGCAACTTTTGGCGTACCGGTAAAATTGCCAATGTCCCACAGGATTTCGACAATAGTTTTTCGCTACCTGACCGACTTCCCGAGTGGGTTGGCTTTGATTTGCGGTGTCAACGCTGGAATCGGATCGAGCTCCGGTAGCGAACACTCGGCGCGCAATTCTGTCCATGTTTTGTCGACATTCGTAGCGAGTCGGTCTCTGTACTTGTAGGCCGTTCTGTCGACCGTCGATTGTGTCTTGATGCAATCGTCGCCACCAAATTCGCAGACACGATAATGATGCAGGATAGCAGCATCGGAAGGTACGTTCAGAGTTCCATGACCCGGAATAAATTCCCAAACGAAATGATTACCCGCCTCCACCACATCTTGCGGTTTACAGATGTATTTGGAGCGTTGTTTGTGCGGATGCAACTTAGTCCGGCGTCGTGTTTTCTTTAGAGTGATTAAACCGGCCTCAGTGGGAGTACGGCTGGTTGCCACGAATGGATCGTCAGCCCATTGCAGAtagaaaaacgcattttgaaaagaaaacgcGCCTGTGGACTTGATGTTAATTCGATTTCCCATCCATCTAGAAATAGTTtcgttacaaaattaatattgcttattcgcaacaaatttaaattcataaaacCGAATTACTTGTAAGGATATTAATTCTTTAGTCATGAATAAATGATTCATGAAGTTTTACCGATTATGAAACCAATTCCTTATTTGGAGTAAAAATGTTCACACAAAGATCGGCCCGTTTCCAAATATTTTCGaagtaatttaaagttttcaaaaatgtaacaatgtGATAAAAGATTGGAGCTCGTCTTAAGACATAAATTGCTTAGACAGAACTAACGAATAAATGAGtcatatatatgcaataaagtaggaaatattaaaaaatattttgtactaaaAATTTGATCTGTTTTgagataagttttttatttcaaataattacagaaattatCTAAAATCTTGGTAAAACTTTGTGAATTACATTcatctgtttaaaaaattgagaataaatgataaagatTTGTTGTTAAAGTTAAActctataaaaacaaaagttaaaaataaataattatttatagttttatattattaatttatgatattatttcgtacttattaattaaaaaataacaaatgcgATAATTCTACAATACACAACTTCTCAATCTTTCTTCTAAAAATGCTATATATGTCAATTGTATTATGTATAGTCTATATTAATAGATAGTCTAAATTCATGCAAACACGTGTCATACCGTAGCAAATCGATTATAGTGTCATTATGCCTCGGTATAATGTACTCGTCGAGATCTACGAGCGCCACATACTCGTACTTGTACATAGATCGGTAGAGGCAGTCGTTAAGCGCCGCGAAGAGACCTTCCGTACGAATTTCCCGCTGGGAAATCATGTCGAGATGATGCCACGGTAGTACCGTAACCAGATCCTTATTCTCGTAATATTTTAGTGCACAACCAGCTGCTGCGCCTACAGTGTCGTTATACAAAGTGACGTGGGTAGCGCCCAAGAGTCTATGCAACTCGATAAATTCCACCAATTGCAAAACCTATAAATATCAAACAGGTTTATACATCAAAATATGAGGTATCCCATAATGCATTCTCCATACATGTatccattaaaattttcacagactaataaatagaattgttTAATAAGCCTGTTTACTACCGGATGTACTTTATGCTGATTAATAAACAATCATATCATTAGAACTGCAAGGTTGaacagataaatatttaaattacacaaactAGTGCAATAATATCAAAGATATTATACGACATAAATTagatttgaataattatactCGAATCATAtgtgcaattattttattatttatcctcacataatacatacatacatatgtgcatgtgtgtacacacacacacacacacacacacacacacacgcgcgcgcgcgcgcgcgcacgcgcggtTTTCTGCATAAGGTATGAAAGTCTTCAGGGAAAGATAGACAGGATCaaggtgaacataaaagtctacCATAGTTTTTGGATATTCCAGTGGATACTTCCAGACagccgagatattaatttttcaaattatacgaATAGAAGCCCGCTGAAGGAAGtgccgagccgctcgagctatAGCACGGTCCACTgtgtcaagcattggctgccgacGGCAGGGGGAGGAGGAAAAGCGTGCCATTGTTCGTGCTTCGCCACGATTgcatattacaaaaattactgaaGCTTTTTTTGATTTATGGATATTTCCTTTCACGTATAAATTAACATTGTAtgctttttcaatattatataaactacctctgcttttatttttattttccttaaaacttattttaatctttatttttaaaatttattcaaaattaccctttaataaatacgtatattcaaaataaaagaacaactttaaaaatatttcagaatcaAGTATACTttcattttattgaaaaagtgagtaggtaaaaataataataaattgatttaaacaataaagttGCATAGATTACACTGAAACAAGCAAGAGCAAAACACGAATGATAAGCAAATACGATATACGAAGCTTAATGCACAGGGATATATTACATAGTCATGTCCATAGGTATAATGGTCATCAATTATTTAAGGTGCTGTTTAAACGAGCAACATACcctattataataatagtgCAAAGGTTTGACGCAAACAGCTAAAGCCTGCTTGTCGTTCGTCCTGCTCTCAAAACGATTTTGCACGAGGATGCGATTTGTTGGGATCGCTCGCAGTCTTGCCACAACACTAACCGCTTCCGGCACTTGATCCGTCGTCGGGGACTCTTTAGGCAACGGACATATCACGAAGCAGGCACTATACTTGAGATTCCAATTCTCCCGaattatctgaaataaatgATGTGTTCAAGATACATCAaattttttcgaataaatttcaaattctttatattatttaaaaaattaaaaaaatttgaaagtcttgaatatatttttaaaagtttcttgaatgttttaaaaatattttttgtttgtgacattttaaattattacttttattctcCAGTTTATATACACAGATattcatacacacacacacacacacacacacgcgcgcgcgcgcgcgcgcgcgcgtgtgtgtgtgtgtgtgtgtgtgtgtgtgtgtgtgtgtaatgttATGCagttaaattatcattataattaataaacaaagataaagtttgtaattgtattttacacataaaaaaatgtcatttgaagaaaacaaaaaccaaagtatctttattatctatctatataaataaaaatgtaaatgtttgttcctcatctaagatctccgtaagtttttcaccgattgctttgaaattttgacacaacgttgcattccataaccgggagtgttcttatggaatctgattttggaaataccgtgtgtttaaaaaatgatggccataatttaattttaaacaatattttttaaataatatttttttgtaattttaacacaacgttgtattgaatttagttagaagtacgtgaataaatgaatattagatttattactgGTCGTTTTACAAATGCAGGCCTTTAATTTGagaatgtttcttttagcgtgtatatgacaatttagaatcaatggcaggatttgaaattttgacacaatgttGCATTCAAAAACGGCAGTGTTCTTATGAAGTTTGATTTTGAACATACcgggtgtttcaaaaatgatggccataatttaagtgtaaaatatagtttttcattaatattattgaaattttgacacattaagacgaggagagacgggaagagaccggaagagacgggaaaagaccggaagagacgaggagagacagGAAGacaccgggagagacggggagagaccgggagagacggggagagacgaaaAGAGagcggaagagacggggagagaccaggagagacggggagagactgggaggaacggggagagacctggagagacggggaggaccgggagagacggggagagaccgggagagacgggaagagatagggagacggggagagaccggaagaaacggagagagaccgggagagacggagagaaacggggagagaccgggagagacgagtagagacggggagagacggcgaaagaccgggagaaacagagagagaccgggagagacggagagaaacggggagaaaccgggagagacggagagaaacggggagagaccgggagagacggggagagaccgggagagacggggagagacggggaaagaccgggagagacggggaaagaccggcagaaacggggagagaccgggagagacggagagaaacagggagaaaccgggagagacggggagagacgagaagagacgggaagagacggggagagaccaggagagacggggagagccggctagagatcgggagagacggagtgagactgggagagaccgggagaaacggggagagaccaggagagacgcggagagacgggagagaccgggagaggcgaagaatgtttaaattaagataataagaaaaataaaaatggctgttattttattgaaaaagaggaacttatttaaaacagtcttttgaatggatttctaaatccatggcagcttttagaaaaaaaagttagaagtacgtgaataaatgaatattagatttattaaagatagataaatgcttattcaaaaataaaataaaaagagcaacagtaaagcaaggctcttgaaagttaaacaacgaaagcaaagaaaatttgaaaaaaccgtagcataagaatagagagccacagcaacgtgtggcagggcatagctagtatattaataattattaattagtaattattaagcgtatctttattatatgtgtatGATCGCTTTTTCAGCTCGCATGAAAAGCTTTTTCCGATAATTACgagtttcaaatatttttctctattttttatttatatttgaatgaaatattatttttattttacaattttcaaaaaattattttattaacagcaaaatgtaaaatccttttattattgtatttcattttcttgtTATTAAGTCAAATCTCATatcacttattattattttaaaatttctatatgtgtAGAGTTAATCAGTCAGactttcaattaatattaatattaaagcagCGGTAACTGAAAATTATCTCATTTTTCAGTAATCGATACTGTAATATTGAAAGTCTGACTTATTAACTCGATATGTAAGAGaggaaattttaaaacaaaatgaataTAATACGAGTTATTAATATCAGCGACAATGTTTCAGCTTCTTTTTTGTGTTTGAGTTAGATATCTTGAatcataattatgtttttttaggTAGAACATACCTTAACTTTGGCAGCTACTGTTACCGAGGCAGTGACGTTTGCGCCGTTTTGCTGTCGGTACCAAAGCCTACACCAAACACGCTCCGGTCCTCTAGTTTTAGTAGCGCTAATCACTCGTACTACACCCTGACTCTTGCCAGCTGGCGTACCTGCGCCGCTAATTCTGTTGTCGAAATATGCCgaataaacgaaaaatttgaaCCTAAATCAAAcacatatttctatttaacagTGTATCCAAACTATGCATGATTTAAACTAAATCTTTGTTATTTATGTggtatatacaatttaaagtGCATATATGAGATAGTAAAgcaaaattgtagaaaaaattaaatttttaataaattagtttCCTATGtgcaaagaaaattaaaataaataacaattaatttgatttgttatagttttttaaagaaaattatatagtatttgataagaaaaataattcaaaataaaaatgtataataatgtatacaataaaaattattttattataaattttattaatttctattttgtattttaaagaattattaaagtaccatgaatatttttgagttatttcatgtaaagtgtaaaaaattattttaagttccTTCAAGGAGCAATAGAATTAATAAGAaagctgtaaaaataaaatttactcatTGTAGagttaatacaattttaaattaaaattgaaaaataaaaaaccagCCTTAATTTGGTGATTATCATGCATAAATACGAACCTCGTATTCGTGACTGGTAACCATTCGGCATGTGTGACCTTTAGGTTCTGATCTAACTGTGGTAAATGAGCTTCCAAGCTGGGCGGTAAGCTCGGTAAGCCACGCGGATCCGGGTGAATTACCGTCTTCTGGCCACCATTCTCTCCGCGTACCAACAACCCGACGTGCTCATCAAAGCTACCCTTTAAACCGGCGTAATCTTCAGCCTGGagacatttaaattatatatacatatttttcaactcatttaatactaattaataaccAATAATCTATTTGCATTTTGGTCATattcaaaaaatgtacaaaatagtacaaaatctatctttgtaaaattacagtcatttttagtcaaaatttaaattaaaaaaaaaattaatttgagttTTCCTCTTTCCTCTTTCCTCTAATCTGAGTTTAGCTCTTCTTAGTTTAAGACgctgaaattttaagtaatactttcgttactaaaaatttttttaaacaaaatttttttctaaagccAATTAATAAcggtttattaataatctacAGCATAAGTTTGTCTCTTCAAAGTCAAAGCGAATCAGGTCTTAAGCGTAAAGATTCTTAAAACGGATAACTTGCGAGACGAGTTTTAAAATACTCGGGCTTTTCTCGCGGTATCGCGACGGGAGATGTAAACGGATGAAGAAAGTTCCACAGGATCGGGCAAACTAATTTGTCAGGTGGTCGCTCGCTCGTATCCGGTTAAACTTTTCCACTGCGGTCGTATGTCTTTTCCGAACCACGTTGGGGCGTCGTTCGAGCAAGCTGCTGTGCGGAGATATTTTTCCTTCAAAGTTCTCGGGGGTTCGCGTGAATCATTGTCCGGTACTAGACGCAAAGGGTGCATAAACTATATAGCAGGTACAGATATCgacaaagaaagagaaaggtgGGGAAAAGAAACGAGGTGTACGCTCGAGAAATCGATGTTGTACATAGTAAGTTTTCGGCCTTTTCactcaagttttttttctcgccTTAGTACCATTGCTTTGTAAATGTGTTTGCTTTATTCTCAcgtgaagaaaaagaaacgtctAAAGTCGACGACCCTGTTTCTCATTCtagaagaaagagaggattattaagaataataaataaatagatttaaaaaagttaataataagataaagagataaaaatacaagacactatatatattttatataaaataaggaaAACAGGAAGctcaagaaaataaaacaaatttattaaacaaaaaatagaaaattataattttaaaaataatacctttCCAATACACACAGAggaaaaatgtacataaaatgaaaataaaaaatcgcaACATTCAAAACAGGAGAGatagaaaaagtatataaaaataacaatcgctaatttgatattgtaaaataatatttcggttatattactttaatatatcaagttacttttaataaagagaaaaatacaatttttttagaccATCGAATAGTTTGAAACATTTATGCGAGCATATTCACGAGTAACGAGAAAAGTTATTAGGTAGTGATATGAACACGAAAATGGAGATGAATTTATCGGAAAGACGGAAGAGCAATTGGATCCGCGTGCCGTAACAGAATCAGCCGATTCGAAGTTACGTGAATCGTCGAGATAGTGAGGAAtaacctctctctctctctctctctctctctctctctctctctctctctctctctctctctcctctctctggACACTTACTCCTACTTCTCCGTAATCTGGACGATCGGGCGCAGCTGGCAATCGATGACCGCTCCTGTGACCTCCGAGTACGCCGGTGCCGCCGATGCTTACGCCGCGCCTTTCGTCGATCAGGAATATCTCCGTGAGGACGATCAGACCGAACACGGCGAAGAACATGACGACCAGCATGAACGACATGTTGGCGCGTTCTTTGAGAACGCCAGCGTTCGATCGGCTCCCGCCGGAGCCAGATCTTCTGCTCGAGCCCATGCTCGAGAGGTGGTTCTGTAAGCGACACTTAGGTAGATAGAGTTTCTCTGTGAGGGTTAAAACACGGAATAACGGTGCCATCCATGCAGTAAGAAAGAAGCGTATAAGTGAAATAGAATAGTATATTGTGATAAATCTAATAAACGTTAACTAATTAGATGATAAATCTTATAAACGAGATTAAATCATAATCTATTTAGTAAGCAttctaaaagtaatattttataaataatatattatatatgcatatctCATAAACTTTCTGTTACGTTTCTTATTAATAGTGGATAATGCCCTCTTATTTGAGGAATTCTATTTGCAAGTGGTCACTCTTCTTGTTCAAATCAAAACACGGAAAATTTgacaacataaaaattaatgtcaaaGTCTACAAAAGCTCATGccagaaatttaaaatgctaaaattatattctatgtaaaccaaaaattaaatataaactaaactttaaactatatactatacagggtgtcccaaaacatgtgggtcaacactcgtaaaaagatagaagGGGTTGAGATGAACATAAGTCTAacattgtcttgggttaggtccatcaataatcgagatattaacgtatggaatctgtaaataatctaattaatttctatcgtaattgtgaatagtaaattaataaaagcttatcacatattcacgatagattttttcttccgtgttatagctcgagcggatcgagctcttccctcggcgcgctcttctctcattcgcataatttagaaaatttatacttcGATTATtagtggacctaacccaagacctaacccaagacaatattggacttttatgttcatctcgatcccatctatttttttacaagcgTTGATCTACATGTTTTGGGACATCctgtaaaactataaaatgtaaataaaaattaaatgtacataaaGACGATAAAAAGTTCATATTAAAAGTCAATGAAAACcaacaaattttatcaataattaaaattaaaattaaattaatattacatttatttaagtttctcAATTATTGGACCAATTAAACTGTtacaatgtatattaaagtaaagtgcaatataatttcatttaattgacaataacaacattaaaaaatgcaatcaaATACGAATAGAGCGCAATACTtcgaattaatttcaattttcggattaattttctgcaattttcCGTATCcatatattatgacatattgATGTTAAATCTTCTAATCTTGATTCGAAATAGGCAAAGGAAAAAGTAGCAAGAATAATTTAGAGTAGAAgatttaaaacagaaaatttaaattacatttaaattttacatttaaatataatcgatTACTTACTTAAAGTGGTTCCAAGAAAATCGCCGCCAAGCATGGGGATAGTAGCTCctgaaattattatgaaaattattatttcatttttgtatcaaataaaatgtatgacTCATGTATTCGTTAgtactttaatttataaaagtaccTCGCTACATAAGTAATTAACTTAAGCTAATTTAATGCTAATGAAACAAAACGAATTgcgatattaataataattgaaagtaaatttaattaaatattgatataataatgataaagtttatagatataaaataaaagattatttaacttcttataattaaaaaacaataacttatgattaatataat of the Monomorium pharaonis isolate MP-MQ-018 chromosome 11, ASM1337386v2, whole genome shotgun sequence genome contains:
- the LOC105831224 gene encoding uncharacterized protein LOC105831224 encodes the protein MGSSRRSGSGGSRSNAGVLKERANMSFMLVVMFFAVFGLIVLTEIFLIDERRGVSIGGTGVLGGHRSGHRLPAAPDRPDYGEVGAEDYAGLKGSFDEHVGLLVRGENGGQKTVIHPDPRGLPSLPPSLEAHLPQLDQNLKVTHAEWLPVTNTRFKFFVYSAYFDNRISGAGTPAGKSQGVVRVISATKTRGPERVWCRLWYRQQNGANVTASVTVAAKVKIIRENWNLKYSACFVICPLPKESPTTDQVPEAVSVVARLRAIPTNRILVQNRFESRTNDKQALAVCVKPLHYYYNRVLQLVEFIELHRLLGATHVTLYNDTVGAAAGCALKYYENKDLVTVLPWHHLDMISQREIRTEGLFAALNDCLYRSMYKYEYVALVDLDEYIIPRHNDTIIDLLRWMGNRINIKSTGAFSFQNAFFYLQWADDPFVATSRTPTEAGLITLKKTRRRTKLHPHKQRSKYICKPQDVVEAGNHFVWEFIPGHGTLNVPSDAAILHHYRVCEFGGDDCIKTQSTVDRTAYKYRDRLATNVDKTWTELRAECSLPELDPIPALTPQIKANPLGKSVR